The Quadrisphaera sp. DSM 44207 genome window below encodes:
- a CDS encoding carbohydrate ABC transporter permease, with translation MTTATPTVPVATDPRAGKLTRAERRAVEAKTKLSSPAASIIAIVIALLWTVPTLGLLITSFRPEADIRRSGWWSVITDPTFTLDNYNLALYGSENLLTFFVNSLVITLPAVVIPITLALLAAYAFAWIPFKGSNLLFVAVFALQVVPIQVTLIPLLSLYVDLNLNGSFWTVWLSHAMFGLPLAIFLLHNFMKDIPASLVEAARVDGAGHVKIFFQVLLPLLTPAIAAFGVFQFLWVWNDLLVALTFAGGAQNVRPLTVEVARLAGERGSDWYLLSAGAFISMIVPLVVFLGLQRFFVRGLLAGSVKG, from the coding sequence ATGACCACCGCGACCCCGACCGTCCCCGTCGCCACCGACCCGCGGGCGGGGAAGCTCACGCGCGCGGAGCGCCGGGCCGTCGAGGCGAAGACGAAGCTGAGCTCGCCCGCCGCGTCGATCATCGCGATCGTCATCGCGCTCCTGTGGACGGTCCCGACGCTGGGGCTGCTCATCACGTCCTTCCGCCCCGAGGCGGACATCCGCAGGTCCGGCTGGTGGTCCGTGATCACCGATCCCACCTTCACGCTCGACAACTACAACCTCGCGCTCTACGGCAGCGAGAACCTGCTCACGTTCTTCGTCAACTCCCTCGTCATCACCCTGCCCGCGGTGGTCATCCCGATCACCCTGGCGCTGCTGGCCGCGTACGCCTTCGCGTGGATCCCGTTCAAGGGCAGCAACCTGCTGTTCGTCGCGGTCTTCGCCCTCCAGGTGGTGCCGATCCAGGTCACGCTCATCCCGCTGCTGAGCCTGTACGTCGACCTCAACCTCAACGGGTCGTTCTGGACGGTGTGGCTCTCGCACGCGATGTTCGGCCTGCCGCTGGCGATCTTCCTGCTGCACAACTTCATGAAGGACATCCCCGCTTCGCTCGTCGAGGCGGCCCGGGTGGACGGCGCGGGGCACGTGAAGATCTTCTTCCAGGTGCTGCTGCCGCTGCTGACGCCGGCGATCGCGGCGTTCGGCGTCTTCCAGTTCCTGTGGGTGTGGAACGACCTGCTCGTGGCGCTGACCTTCGCGGGCGGCGCCCAGAACGTGCGCCCCCTCACCGTGGAGGTGGCGCGGCTGGCGGGCGAGCGCGGCTCGGACTGGTACCTGCTCTCCGCGGGCGCCTTCATCTCGATGATCGTGCCGCTGGTCGTCTTCCTCGGGCTGCAGCGCTTCTTCGTCCGGGGCCTGCTGGCCGGCTCCGTCAAGGGCTGA
- a CDS encoding carbohydrate ABC transporter permease, translated as MEWFLDAQTTGHKLALMVFAVLLFAVVMGVILLAVDRPKRVPTWLVVAGFLGPALALLLVGLVYPALSTIRGSFYNGDGSAFVGLANYATVFTQDNFQIVLRNTVLWVVLVPLVTTLLGLVYAYLVDRTRFENLAKALVFLPLAISMVGAGIIWRFVYEYRPDQPGVNQIGLLNQLLVLVGAEPRQFLLNAPVNTFFLLAVMIWIQTGFAMTVLSASIKAIPDDIIEAARLDGVSGFAMFRHVTVPSIRPALVVVVTTLAITTLKVFDVVRVMTGGQFETSVVANEFYTQSFVQFNFGLGAALAVLLFIIVIPIIAYNVRQLRLAEEVR; from the coding sequence GTGGAGTGGTTCCTCGACGCGCAGACCACGGGGCACAAGCTGGCCCTGATGGTCTTCGCCGTCCTGCTGTTCGCGGTCGTGATGGGCGTGATCCTGCTGGCCGTCGACCGGCCCAAGCGGGTGCCCACCTGGCTCGTCGTCGCCGGGTTCCTCGGGCCGGCCCTGGCGCTGCTGCTCGTCGGGCTCGTCTACCCGGCCCTGAGCACGATCAGGGGCTCGTTCTACAACGGCGACGGCTCGGCCTTCGTCGGCCTGGCCAACTACGCGACCGTCTTCACCCAGGACAACTTCCAGATCGTCCTGCGCAACACCGTGCTGTGGGTGGTCCTCGTCCCGCTCGTGACGACGCTGCTCGGGCTCGTCTACGCCTACCTCGTGGACCGCACGCGCTTCGAGAACCTCGCCAAGGCGCTGGTCTTCCTGCCGCTGGCGATCTCGATGGTCGGCGCCGGCATCATCTGGCGGTTCGTCTACGAGTACCGGCCCGACCAGCCGGGCGTGAACCAGATCGGCCTGCTCAACCAGCTGCTGGTCCTCGTCGGCGCGGAGCCGCGCCAGTTCCTGCTCAACGCGCCGGTCAACACCTTCTTCCTCCTCGCGGTGATGATCTGGATCCAGACCGGCTTCGCGATGACGGTGCTCTCGGCGTCCATCAAGGCGATCCCCGACGACATCATCGAGGCCGCCCGCCTCGACGGGGTCTCCGGGTTCGCGATGTTCCGGCACGTGACCGTGCCGAGCATCCGCCCCGCCCTGGTCGTCGTCGTCACCACGCTGGCGATCACGACGCTGAAGGTCTTCGACGTCGTCCGCGTCATGACGGGCGGGCAGTTCGAGACTTCCGTGGTGGCCAACGAGTTCTACACGCAGTCGTTCGTGCAGTTCAACTTCGGCCTCGGCGCCGCGCTGGCGGTGCTGCTGTTCATCATCGTCATCCCGATCATCGCCTACAACGTCCGCCAGCTGCGCCTGGCCGAGGAGGTCCGATGA
- a CDS encoding ABC transporter substrate-binding protein, producing MTMTARTRRTTALAGGLGVAVLLAGCGADEVESGGSTGGSAQEAEAAQDFDCSPYEEFGELDGETVSVYTSIVDPEDAAHIESYAPFEECTGVEVQYEGSQEFEAQLVVRVQSGNAPDIAFIPQPGLLATLVGTGAVVPAPDATEANVDEHWDESWKTYGTVDGEFYAAPLGANAKSFVWYSPSAFEEAGYEVPQTWEEMIALSDEIAATGAKPWCAGIASGDATGWPATDWLEDVVLRTAGPEVYDQWVNHEIPFNDPQVLEALNTAGEILKNPAYVNGGLGEVQSIATTEFGDAGLPILEGSCWMHRQASFYQANWPEGTEVAEDGDVFAFPLPPIGSEGAAPVLGGGEFTAAFDDRPAVQAFQTYLSSDEWANIKAQVSPAGWTSSNTGLDPENLTSPIDQLAAELFQDPEAVFRFDGSDLMPGAVGAGALWDELTNWIATDKASEAVLQDVENAWPAS from the coding sequence ATGACCATGACCGCGAGGACGCGGCGCACCACGGCCCTGGCCGGTGGCCTGGGCGTGGCGGTGCTGCTGGCCGGCTGCGGCGCCGACGAGGTCGAGAGCGGCGGCAGCACGGGCGGCAGCGCGCAGGAGGCCGAGGCGGCGCAGGACTTCGACTGCAGCCCCTACGAGGAGTTCGGGGAGCTGGACGGGGAGACCGTCTCCGTCTACACCTCGATCGTCGACCCCGAGGACGCCGCGCACATCGAGTCCTACGCGCCCTTCGAGGAGTGCACCGGCGTCGAGGTGCAGTACGAGGGCTCGCAGGAGTTCGAGGCGCAGCTGGTCGTGCGCGTGCAGTCCGGCAACGCCCCGGACATCGCCTTCATCCCGCAGCCGGGCCTGCTGGCCACCCTGGTCGGCACCGGCGCCGTCGTCCCCGCCCCGGACGCGACCGAGGCGAACGTCGACGAGCACTGGGACGAGTCGTGGAAGACCTACGGCACCGTGGACGGCGAGTTCTACGCCGCACCGCTGGGCGCCAACGCCAAGTCCTTCGTCTGGTACTCCCCGTCCGCCTTCGAGGAGGCCGGCTACGAGGTGCCGCAGACGTGGGAGGAGATGATCGCCCTCTCCGACGAGATCGCCGCCACCGGCGCCAAGCCGTGGTGCGCCGGCATCGCCTCCGGTGACGCCACCGGCTGGCCGGCCACCGACTGGCTCGAGGACGTCGTGCTGCGCACGGCCGGCCCCGAGGTCTACGACCAGTGGGTCAACCACGAGATCCCCTTCAACGACCCGCAGGTCCTGGAGGCGCTGAACACCGCCGGCGAGATCCTCAAGAACCCCGCGTACGTCAACGGCGGCCTCGGCGAGGTGCAGTCGATCGCCACCACCGAGTTCGGCGACGCGGGCCTGCCGATCCTCGAGGGCTCGTGCTGGATGCACCGCCAGGCCTCCTTCTACCAGGCCAACTGGCCCGAGGGCACCGAGGTCGCCGAGGACGGCGACGTCTTCGCCTTCCCGCTGCCGCCGATCGGCTCCGAGGGCGCGGCCCCCGTGCTCGGCGGCGGCGAGTTCACCGCGGCGTTCGACGACCGCCCGGCGGTGCAGGCGTTCCAGACGTACCTGTCCTCGGACGAGTGGGCGAACATCAAGGCGCAGGTCTCGCCCGCGGGCTGGACCAGCTCCAACACCGGCCTGGACCCGGAGAACCTGACCTCCCCGATCGACCAGCTGGCGGCGGAGCTGTTCCAGGACCCGGAGGCGGTCTTCCGCTTCGACGGCTCCGACCTGATGCCCGGCGCCGTCGGCGCCGGCGCCCTGTGGGACGAGCTGACCAACTGGATCGCGACGGACAAGGCGTCCGAGGCGGTCCTGCAGGACGTCGAGAACGCCTGGCCGGCGTCCTGA
- a CDS encoding spermidine synthase, translating into MAARRHAGGPQRRSGTRPLLRAGLWTTSTGSVELVPERGDPLSWTLYVNGVPSSPVHLGDPAVLEFEYLQWMADAVDVAAPAPAPAPLRAVHLGGGACALPRHLEAVRPGSRQVVVELDAELARLVRAWLDLPRSPRLRIRVDDARAGLAAQPDASADLVVRDVFAGDTTPEHVSTVEFLADAARVLAPGGLYLANVVDRTSRVGLRAEVAAAQRVFASVALALEPGVLRGRRHGNAVLVGSDAALPVAELVRRLGSGAARAAVLHDDALRALSSGVTAPRDGGADRRT; encoded by the coding sequence ATGGCCGCGCGGCGGCACGCGGGAGGCCCGCAGCGCAGGAGCGGGACGCGCCCGCTCCTGCGGGCCGGCCTGTGGACGACGAGCACGGGCTCGGTGGAGCTGGTGCCGGAGCGCGGGGACCCGCTGTCCTGGACGCTGTACGTCAACGGCGTGCCCAGCTCCCCGGTGCACCTGGGCGACCCCGCCGTGCTGGAGTTCGAGTACCTGCAGTGGATGGCCGACGCCGTCGACGTCGCCGCGCCCGCGCCGGCGCCCGCGCCGCTGCGCGCCGTGCACCTGGGCGGCGGGGCGTGCGCCCTGCCCCGGCACCTGGAGGCCGTGCGCCCGGGCTCGCGCCAGGTGGTCGTCGAGCTCGACGCGGAGCTGGCCCGCCTGGTGCGCGCGTGGCTGGACCTGCCGCGCTCCCCGCGCCTGCGCATCCGCGTCGACGACGCGCGCGCGGGCCTGGCGGCGCAGCCGGACGCCAGCGCCGACCTCGTCGTCCGGGACGTCTTCGCCGGCGACACCACGCCCGAGCACGTGAGCACCGTGGAGTTCCTCGCCGACGCCGCCCGCGTGCTGGCCCCCGGCGGCCTGTACCTGGCCAACGTCGTCGACCGCACCTCCCGCGTCGGCCTGCGGGCGGAGGTGGCCGCGGCGCAGCGGGTCTTCGCCTCCGTCGCCCTCGCGCTGGAGCCCGGCGTGCTGCGCGGGCGCCGGCACGGCAACGCCGTCCTGGTGGGCAGCGACGCCGCCCTGCCGGTGGCGGAGCTGGTGCGCCGCCTCGGCTCCGGAGCGGCCCGGGCCGCGGTGCTGCACGACGACGCGCTGCGCGCCCTGAGCAGCGGCGTCACCGCCCCGCGCGACGGCGGTGCCGACCGGAGGACGTGA